CCGTCTGCCGGCCTTGCGGCGCCCAATGTCAGTGCTGCTCCGGCTCACGCAACCGATGGCTATCTCTTGGGCTCGAACCGTGCTGCTGCATAATCCTTTGTTGCATCAATTTCCGACCTTCGAGATCATCCTGCGGCCCAAGGGCCGGCGTTGGCGCTGGCGCGTATGTTCAACGAACGGCACAATCGTCATGCAGGGGTCGCGAAGCACACGTAATGCTGCGCGATATGATGCGCACAGCGCGTTATTTCTTCTGCTGCTCTCGACAACTTCGTCGGGTTGGCCGCGCCGATAGATTACTCGGCTCAGCGGAAGCCTCGCGAGCGGTTATAGAGCCTCTTAAGCTCCCTCTGTGGCGCCGAAGTCGTTGTTTTTCCGGCAATAGGTCGAGGCGCGTAGCCCTAGGATCGGAGCGCGACGGGCCGTCCGCGGGTGTCCGCAAGGGCGAGCGAAAGCATCGCATCTTGTGCGACTGGTTGGCTTGAGGGGGCGCCTCCAAGGCGGTAGGGCGCCACATTCAGCCCGAGCGAGCTGAACAGCTTCCGCCTCATGCCACTGGCGAGGCCTTGAGACAAAATCTTCCGCATCTTCGCTTCGAGCGACCCAAAGTCGCCGTCATGTGCATGGAAGTATGCGCCGATAACGCTGCCGCCGGATACCATCGAAAGGACGCCAATCCGGTGCTGAGACCCAAGCCGATCGCACGCCCTCAGGCGACCGAGATGAAATCCATACTGCGTCCGAAGTGTGTTAGCCGGCGAGGTCAACTGGGCGGACGTGGGGCGGCCAGGTCCTTGCAAGGATCGCAGCGCATGATACGCCTCCGGTACACTGCGATAGCCTCGCTTGACGCCCTAGCTTCCCATGGCTTGTCACATCGCTTGATACCTCGGCTGGCCGTTCATCCGGCAACCAGAGATGGGATGTATTACACGCAAGCGCGCTAAGTTGTCGCGCAGCGTGGTGTCCGAGTCCAACGGCTTGATCAGAGCAGGCCGGCCTCGAAGTCTCGGCGGGTTAACGGCTGGCATGCCTCGAATTAGAGTTTGACCCCTGAGGGCTGGTACGAGAGCGCTTCATCGCTGAGAGCAGGGCTCGATTCTTCTACGGGCTGCTGCGATAGTGCTCGATGTTCGCGCGTCGGCGGTCTGGCCAGCAGAATTGCCTTGCCAAGCTTCAACGAACGTCCGGCGTGAATTATCAACTTATCGATCGGAGTCGACACCCAAGCATCATCTGACCAAAGCAATTCGAGGGCCCGATCGAGTATCGCCTCGCCCCTCGAAAGCCTTCGAAGCCTTTCAGCGATTCGGTTTCCAGCGTCGGTTGAGCCGACCCTCACGCCGGCCGGAAGATAGGTCAGCTTGAGGGTTTTGATCCTGAGACGCTTCAGCAAGACCTCAAGATCGTCGGTCTTGTCCTGACGCAGCTTTTCGATGTTGGACGTTAGACTAGCCTCGGGAATGCCATCAGCATCGATTGTCTTGCCGAAGAGTGCAGAAAACCTCGCGCTCGCCTCTTGATACACAAGTGTACGCGGCTGTTGCAGGATACGGTGCAGCACTCCGATTAGTCGGTCTCGTCGAAAGAGTAAGATGGAATCCTCCGAACGATCACCCTGCCGGATCATAACGCCGGCGTTGGAAAGAAACCTAGCAAACGACTGCTCCGAAGCGCCGCTATTCCAGAGGCGCTCCAGTCTTGCACAGAAGGAAGCCAAGTCTAGGCCCTCTGCGGCAGCGGATCTCCGCATTGCGTCCGTCATACGAGATTGCTGCGAGGGCCATACTTTCTTCAGGTCTGTGAGCCAACGAGCGACGTCTGGTCGATCCTCCTTGATCAAATGAGTGACAATCGAGTCATGGTAGGGCGAAATCGAGGTCTGTCCCTCGAGATCGAACGCCGCAACCGCTGCGACCTTGTGAAGCCGTCGGGCATGATTTCGCATGTCCAGCGCCAGTTTTGTGATGGGAGAGACGTGACCTAGAACGCAGTGAAAATGGGTCGGTCCGCCCCCTCGGCGCGCACGAAGTTTTTCGTGTGACCAGACCATCAGCGGATGGTCTGCTGCGTTCAGTTCCGTGATGATGAGGTTTAAGATGCGATTGAGATCTTTCTTATCCAACTGCGTCGTGGGCGAAATGATGATGTGCCAAAAAGCGATGCGCGCTCGCGACGCCCGTTGCAGACACTGCATGACGCGCATTCCGTCTAGTGCGTTTGCCACGTAGAGGTTTCTGCTCTCGCCCGGCTCTGTCGCCCGGTACGCATCTTGCGCCAGATATCCACTGAGGCGCCGCGCCCCCTCGCTTTTCTTGTATTTGTAGGCCTTTACAATCATTTGCGCCGCCCAGAGCTGTCCAAGTCGAGTGCAGCCGTCGTCAATTTGACGAGTCTGTCTACGATTGCCAGATAGTGAGGATGATCGCTGAGTTCGCTTCGGATTAAGTTCCCGAACGCGATGATTTCCTTGTGGAAGTTGGCCAACTTTGTGGACTGCGCGAAATTCTGTTTACCTGGGCGGCGTGTCCGCTTGCCTAAGTGAATGTCGAGCAGTGCTTGCAAGAACTCCGCCTGGCTGATCCCGCCGTCCTTTGCCGCATTTTTGACTTGAGTTTTGAACTCAGAGGTCGCGCGTATTGAAAGCGGTACCTTGTTCTGGTGATCCTTCCCGCTCATGTGGGCCTCACGCGGAGGTCAGCTAAAGGCCCACATGGCTCGGCGCGTGCGCAGTCATCTAACCGCGACTGAGGCGATCTGACTGAAAGGAGCGATTGGAGGTTGATGGCTCCGGCGGAATTGCCATCATTGAGGTACGCGATAGTGGTTGGTTTTTTTGGCTGGATTTTTTCCAGCCCGACTCTCACCGATCACCCGACCTGATAGCCATTGTAGCTCTCGGGAAACACAGCACCTTGACCCTTACAAGCTAAAGGAAAACCAGCGCAAATTCAAGAATCCTTGTTCAAATGCCCAAGTATCGTGTTTGCTCGGAACGCAGTGTAAGTCAGACCTCGGGCAGCGTGCGATAGCTTGGCTTGGACGGTTAGCTGCCGTCAGCTCGAGCTGACGGCCACTTAGCACATTGATCCCGGGACTCTGCCGCGGCGCAGGGGAACCCCATTCCCCCCATCGTTAACCACTGCGCATTTTACAATGTGGCGAGTCTCAGGGACGGTTGCCATTTGACGTATTGTCCCAGCGAACTAAAGTAGTCCGCGGTATAACCCGAATTGTAGTCCACCAACCTTCCAAAACCTGCCGTGATCGCGTTTTTTTTAGGAAATAGAGCCGGATAGGGAAAATTTGTCGGGGAGTCCCTCCCTCTCCGCCAAATCAAACACCCATCTAATTGAAATCGTTGGGATATATTTGATTGTTTGGGCCTGCCCTAGTAGCCGCCCTACGGCACCTCTGACAACCGCTGCGAAACCACTGTCTGGGTGAGTCCAGCGGCCTTGTGGCGCTCTTTTGGCAGTCTGCACAGCTGTGTGTAGCGCCCAGTATCATCACCTTGAGCTTCGGAAGGACCCGTGGGGTAAGCGGGCGAGCGTATGCCGGCCTTCAAAGGAAGCCCGAACGGCTGCCCGCTACGATGAGAAGCGGAGGCGCCTGAGGCCCCAAAGCCGCCGAGCCGGTTCCTCGCCCCACCGGTCCAAGGCCGCCTAGCGGGCTCCCACGACCTCTAGTGGGCAGGTTGCAAGGGAGCCCCGACACGCGTAAGTCAGGCCAGCAATACTACTAAATATATATAAATACCCACCGCGGTCCGTCCGAGCCGCAAACCCCAAAGCGGCGGCCTATGGCCAAGCAGACGCGGGAACAACGTATTGAGCTCGCTCGGACGCGCTTAATCCGCGTGGTCAGCTCCCATTCCGTGGCTACGATGCGCACCCTTGAGATGAAAATCTCGGACGCTGGCCCGTTTAATCAGCGCATAGACCCTCACATTCTGACTGAAGCCCGAAATCAGCTGCTCGCAGAAAGCATTCTGCAACGCCGGCAGCCTGGCGTCGGCAAGCCAACCTATTTTTTCCTCGGCAACACGGCATGGGAAGGCCATGCCGATCGCTACGCTGTGCTCGACGCCATTCAGACTGAGCTCGCCCAGCAGGCTGTTACAATGCGCACGGGCCAGGCGCTCGAAATCGCTGTCTTCCGTACGATGACGGCTGCCCAGCAAAATTTCTTTGGTAGATTTCTCGACCTAACCAAACATGGCGACGACCAGCTCTATCGCAAAGTCGAGCCGCCCAATTACATCGGCGACAACGTCATGCCGGATGACCGGCTCCTCGATTTCATGGTTTGCCATGGCGGCGTGTGGGCAGGCATCGAGTGCAAGAACGTGCGGGAGTGGCTCTATCCCGACCGGCGCGAGGTGAAAGACCTGCTCGATAAAGCCGTGGCCCTGAACTGTGTGCCGGTTCTGATAGCGCGCCGTATTCACCCTTCCACGTTTCTCCTCTTCAACAAGTGCGGGATAATTATTCACCAAACCTATAACCAACGCCTGGCCAACGCCGACGCAGACCTTGCCGCCCGTGCTCGCGCAAAGGACACGCTCGGCTACTTCGACATGAAACTAGGCAACGACCCGGACGACCGCCTTACCAAATTTCTGACGATCAACTTGCCTGCCGTGCTGCCCGAGGCGCGTCAAAAATTTGAAGAGTATTATGACCTGCTGTGGGAGTACGCCTTCAACGGCATGTCCTATGAGGCATTCGCAGCTCGCGTGCGACGGCGCTACAACGGGGGCCCCGAAGATTTTGATCCTGATTAATCGGCTTAAGCCGATGCCAGCCACTGCGGCGTAGCCGCCGCCCTCGCTACCGCCACGCTCGCCCCGTCCAGGCTGATGCTGTACCCCGCACGCCGGGGTCGTCGCACCCCGCCAAGAACTTGTACGGTGCGTTTGGCGTGGCTTGTATCGCCTTGCGCTGGGGCGCCGCGCTGTCCTCGGCCGCGAGGGCTCGAGGGATGCGCCGCCACCCGAATCGGTGCTTGAGAGGCTGCATCAGCCCTCCTATGTTCTGCACTGATGAAATGGAAACCCAGAAATCTGCGAGCGCTGGCCGAAATCGTCTGCGGAAACGCTGAGCACTTCCATTATCGATCAAGCAGCTACATCACGGAATTCTTTGGGGACTGTGATCTTGATTATGTCCACGACGGGTCCACGCGATGGGCCCGGGTATCTGACAAACTAGAAGAGATATTGGCCCTGCCGCAACGGAGCCCATCCGTCCCACCCGCCCCATTCGTGAAGGTAATTCGCCGCGTGTTAGACAAGGGTGAGGCGCAAGAGGGCGACCCGGATCGAAGCAAAGCCCTGGCGGCTCTGAACATTGTGCTCGCCCGAGAGGGCTGGGAGGCCTTTTACGACGAACACGGGCTTGGCCAACTCCGGCACATCGCGACCAACACCATCGCCCAAATCGAAAGCCCCCACCGGCCGCTTACTCCTTCAGAGCTTAAGCGTCGAGAACAGCTACTTGCCTACCTCGACAAGTGCTCAGAGGACGAACTGATCGAGGAAGTCCTCCTCCCGCTGTTCCGCCAGCTTGGCTTCCACCGGATCACCGCCGCGGGCCACAAGGACAAGGCGCTGGAGTACGGCAAAGACGTATGGATGAAGTACACGCTGCCGACGCTTCACGTCCTCTACTTCGGCATCCAGGCCAAGAAGGGGAAGCTGGATTCCGCGGGCATGGGAAAGACCGGCTCCAGCAACATCGGCGAGATACTGAATCAGGTGACCATGATGCTCGGGCACCAGATCTTTGACCCCGAGCTGAACCGGCGAGTGCTAGTCGATCACGCCTTCATCGTCGCCGGGGGCGAGATCACCAAGCAGGCGAAGAATTGGCTCGGCGAGCGGCTAGATGCGACGAAGCGGTCGCAGGTCATGTTCATGGACCGCGACGACATCCTGAATCTGTTCATCGTCACCAATTTGCCACTGCCCAAGGGCGCGCTCCCGCCGCGGGAGTCCGAAGACCTCGACGAGGACCTCCCGTTCTAGTGGCGCCGCTCGGCGGTTATATTGGATGAGGAAGGCAAAGCGCTTTTTCCCTCAGTGTCGCGCGTATGTGATCATTCTCGAAGGTCGGTCCGTCGTGGGATGGTAGGATTTGACGAAATCCATCGGGCCCACGAATTTTCGACGAATATTCCACACATTCGATACGTGCGCTGACATGGTCCCAATGATCTGATGCCGCGCTGTCGATGCCGGCAATCGCCCTCCCGTAGACCTTGCATACCCGCAAAATCACCACGATGATCACCGCGTCACTGCAATCGCTCGCGAGGCCTTCATGCGAAAATGCGAAGTCGCCGTGCTGGGTCTGGGGCTCATGGGCGGAGCGGCGCTCTCCGCATTGCTGGATGCCGGCGTCGATGCGCTCGGCTTCGATCCCGTAGCAGCCGGTTCGGATCGCGGCTCGTCGCATGGGTCATGTCGCATTTTCCGTCGCTTCAATTTCGAAAACTCCAACTACACCAGCCTGAGCGACGAGGCGCATGCCGGCTGGATCCGGCTGCAGGCCGACAGCGGTCAAACGGTTCTGACGGACACCCCCATTCTGGAGGCCGGCCGCCCCGGCTCCGCCATGGTGGCGTCCTCGCGCGCGGCCGCGATCGCGACAGGGCGTCCGGATCCGATGGTGACCGCAGATGTCGCGAACAAGGAATTTCCGGCTTT
This genomic interval from Bradyrhizobium guangzhouense contains the following:
- a CDS encoding restriction endonuclease, which gives rise to MKVIRRVLDKGEAQEGDPDRSKALAALNIVLAREGWEAFYDEHGLGQLRHIATNTIAQIESPHRPLTPSELKRREQLLAYLDKCSEDELIEEVLLPLFRQLGFHRITAAGHKDKALEYGKDVWMKYTLPTLHVLYFGIQAKKGKLDSAGMGKTGSSNIGEILNQVTMMLGHQIFDPELNRRVLVDHAFIVAGGEITKQAKNWLGERLDATKRSQVMFMDRDDILNLFIVTNLPLPKGALPPRESEDLDEDLPF